In the Hordeum vulgare subsp. vulgare chromosome 7H, MorexV3_pseudomolecules_assembly, whole genome shotgun sequence genome, one interval contains:
- the LOC123407379 gene encoding protein SHORT ROOT IN SALT MEDIUM 1-like isoform X3, translating to MFPPKGPNPYGQQPPYGGQQSYGGQIPGSSGFGASGAAGARAGQAAAGQYGGPYASVYGTQQVGGLGSKGPDSSSLPSLPPHTSSLSQSSKFSSGSAGSNLPRPNDDYMAVRGYAQKLDQYGTDYTSERRMYGEHSANLGRRDGLTDLDRRYPDHIPAAHQGSTMRHQPLLKAQLPPVSDMRQADYFAGRSAPIHQESQEISTYGRAEADHRNLSILGNVPYGGQQTSSLLGGAPRTNIDSLGYGQGSSSSGYGMGLPPGRDYASGKGLLHPSSDSDYRDNILPRARPGISMVDERAIDRVGYRRELDLRDEERRRDMLLEREKELERERERELRDLRDRERERDRERERERERERDRERIRERERERERERQREHERERLRERREKERERNKKHVADSRRERTPPRTPGDRRRSSSVKSEKPLRRLSPRRDAVHRHRSPIKEIKREYLCKVLPFRFVDDERDCLSLTKRYPRLSVIPDFSKIVLNWAKESLNLSLHTPVSLEHAICEDDDKADESALVSSENASSTKTPETIWNAKVLLMSGMSNGAFADITSMRSTEERVVHLNNILKFAVFKKDRSLLAIGGPWNAALDGGDPLVDCSCLIRTAIRYVKELVQVDLSNCTSWNRFLEVHYNRVGIDGLFSHKEITVLFVPNLSECVPSSDIWRNNWIAYRKSKIEREQLNMKKEKSPSDPKEQKQAVLEEPSEAKSMNDQLKEGDGAVKIEKIDADMELKEGDGAAKIEKIDADMELKEGDGAKIEKIDADMEEQVKDRDVNLAGDGGKNPDNVGEQVEKTVRVVEGNASGDATVDHVTEDKKPMKKKIIKKVVKVVRKKPTAEAPVDKSPQVDKNAVAETASKTVEKHIEQKSEDLGEEKAGAGIGQQPEAKKTGKKKVIRRIVKRKVPASATEPTALAAPAEASKQDVAVQPEKFDEVPTDAGNSQTKLEEGLKTPAEDTSNQKKEEGFKAPAEDTSNQKKEQELEIKGDIMTDDQKANIDKVQEVVEQKDAKIAETDGKSDKKNDDSEAKDKDQKLEIKGYTKEKKKSDEPPKHPGFILQAKKSKGYKFRSTSLSLDGLLDYTANDTEESVFELSLFAESFSEMLQYRMGCVILSFLEKLHRQYVVKRNQRKRQREEDLKKEDTKSSEKRLKTTDENVTGSTSGNPGKNDETIKEGGEKIISDNSSASHDQLVKEDEEKTGTDHAAQDEMMKEGEEKIDTDQSAAAHDEPEADEKMEEEDPEYEEDPDEVEYEGDEDMDDATAEEPAEAQNEDNANERETKPEEVTAEEPEDDGKRTTESLKLEKVAEEGKQSAAEKGDLKELEGKSVVKEGKISGSQKGDSAKHDVVDKDLLQAFRYFDQNRVGYIKVDDLRCILHNLGKFLSNRDVKDMVQIALAESNSARDGRIIYTKLVKKADL from the exons ATGTTTCCGCCGAAAGGTCCCAATCCCTACGGGCAGCAACCGCCGTACGGCGGGCAGCAATCTTACGGCGGCCAAATc CCTGGTAGCAGTGGATTTGGGGCCTCAGGTGCGGCAGGTGCCCGCGCCGGACAGGCTGCTGCTGGGCAGTATGGAGGGCCTTACGCGTCGGTGTATGGCACACAGCAG GTTGGGGGACTTGGTAGCAAAGGTCCGGATTCTTCTAGTCTTCCTAGCCTGCCACCTCATACATCTTCACTATCTCAGTCATCCAAGTTCTCGTCTGGATCTGCAGGGTCTAACTTGCCAAGACCAAATGATGACTATATGGCTGTGCGTGGATATGCACAGAAGCTAGACCAGTATGGTACTGATTACACATCAGAGAGAAGAATGTATGGTGAACACTCAGCTAATCTTGGCAGGAGGGATGGCCTTACTGATTTGGATAGAAGATATCCTGATCATATACCTGCAGCCCATCAG GGTTCAACAATGCGCCACCAGCCACTTCTGAAAGCTCAGCTGCCGCCTGTGTCTGATATGAG ACAAGCCGATTACTTTGCAGGAAGGTCCGCTCCAATCCATCAAGAATCTCAGGAAATTAGTACATATGGAAGGGCTGAAGCTGACCATCGCAACTTGTCCATTCTTGGGAATGTTCCATATGGAGGACAACAAACATCTTCATTGTTGGGAGGCGCCCCTAGGACAAACATTGATAGTCTTGGCTATGGGCAAGGATCATCAAGCAGTGGTTATGGGATGGGTCTGCCCCCGGGGCGTGACTATGCCTCGGGGAAAGGCCTTCTCCATCCATCTTCAGATTCTGATTACCGTGACAACATCTTACCCCGTGCACGTCCAGGCATCTCCATGGTTGATGAACGTGCAATTGACCGGGTTGGTTATCGTCGTGAGCTGGATCTAAGAGATGAGGAACGTCGAAGGGATATGCTACTTGAAAGGGAGAAGGAGCTTGAACGGGAGCGGGAACGGGAGCTGCGAGACCTTCGAGACCGTGAAAGAGAAAGAGACCGTGAAAGAGAAAGAGAACGTGAAAGGGAAAGGGACCGTGAAAGAATAAGGGAACGTGAAAGAGAAAGGGAGCGGGAGCGTCAAAGGGAACATGAAAGAGAACGTCTTCGCGAGCGCCGCGAGAAGGAGAGGGAGCGGAACAAGAAGCATGTAGCTGATTCAAGGCGTGAGCGCACTCCACCTAGAACCCCTGGTGATCGACGACGTTCTTCTTCTGTTAAGTCTGAGAAGCCTTTGCGGCGCCTTTCACCTCGACGTGATGCTGTGCATAG GCATCGTTCGCCTATtaaagaaataaagagagaatatTTGTGCAAG GTTTTGCCATTTCGTTTTGTGGATGATGAGAGAGACTGTTTATCTTTGACAAAAAGATATCCTAGGCTATCAGTTattccagatttttctaag attgtcttgaattgggcTAAAGAAAGCCTAAATCTTTCGCTGCATACACCAGTGAG TCTGGAGCATGCCATCTGTGAAGATGACGATAAAGCTGATGAAAGCGCACTGGTCTCTTCTGAGAACGCATCAAGCACAAAGACCCCTGAAACCATTTGGAATGCAAAG GTACTTCTGATGAGCGGTATGAGCAATGGTGCCTTTGCTGACATAACGTCGATGAGAAGTACTGAGGAACGAGTGGTGCACTTGAACAATATCTTAAAATTTGCTGTATTCAAGAAGGATCGTTCACTTCTTGCTATTGGAGGCCCTTGGAATGCAGCACTTGATGGTGGAGATCCATTGGTTGACTGTTCTTGCTTGATTCGAACCGCTATCAG ATATGTGAAGGAACTGGTTCAAGTTGATCTATCTAATTGTACTAGTTGGAATCGTTTCCTTGAG GTCCATTACAACAGAGTAGGCATTGATGGACTCTTTAGTCACAAAGAAATTACTGTACTTTTTGTGCCAAACCTGTCGGAATGCGTACCATCTTCGGATATATGGAGGAACAACTGGATTGCATACCGAAAATCAAAGATAGAAAGGGAGCAGTTGAATATGAAGAAGGAAAAG AGCCCAAGTGATCCAAAGGAACAGAAACAAG CAGTTTTAGAGGAGCCAAGCGAGGCTAAAAGTATGAATGATCAATTGAAGGAGGGTGATGGCGCTGTTAAGATTGAGAAAATTGATGCTGATATGGAACTTAAGGAGGGTGATGGTGCTGCCAAGATTGAGAAAATTGATGCTGATATGGAACTGAAGGAGGGTGATGGTGCCAAGATTGAGAAAATTGATGCTGATATGGAAGAGCAGGTCAAAGATAGAGATGTCAATCTTGCTGGTGATGGTGGCAAGAATCCTGACAATGTTGGGGAGCAAGTTGAGAAGACAGTGAGGGTTGTTGAAGGAAACGCTTCTGGTGATGCTACTGTTGACCATGTCACCGAGGATAAAAAGCCCATgaagaagaaaataataaaaaaggtTGTGAAAGTTGTTCGAAAAAAGCCAACTGCTGAAGCTCCAGTGGATAAATCGCCTCAGGTTGACAAGAATGCCGTGGCAGAAACTGCGAGCAAAACCGTCGAAAAGCACATTGAACAAAAAAGTGAAGATCTTGGGGAAGAGAAGGCGGGAGCTGGCATTGGTCAACAGCCTGAGGCTAAGAAAACTGGGAAGAAGAAGGTAATTCGAAGGATTGTTAAAAGAAAAGTTCCTGCTTCAGCGACTGAGCCAACAGCCCTTGCTGCACCTGCTGAAGCAAGTAAACAAGATGTGGCTGTTCAGCCGGAGAAGTTTGATGAAGTCCCCACCGATGCTGGGAATTCACAGACTAAACTGGAAGAAGGATTGAAAACTCCTGCTGAAGATACTTCAAaccagaagaaagaagaaggatttAAAGCTCCTGCTGAAGATACCTCAAATCAGAAGAAAGAACAGGAGTTGGAGATAAAGGGAGACATAATGACTGATGATCAGAAGGCAAATATAGATAAGGTGCAGGAAGTTGTGGAACAGAAAGATGCAAAAATTGCTGAAACAGATGGGAAGAGTGACAAGAAAAATGATGACAGCGAAGCAAAGGATAAAGACCAGAAGCTGGAGATAAAGGGATACaccaaagaaaagaagaagtctGATGAACCTCCGAAGCACCCAGGATTCATTCTCCAGGCCAAAAAGAGCAAAGGATATAAA TTTCGTTCAACATCCCTTTCATTGGATGGCCTCCTGGACTACACCGCCAATGATACAGAGGAGTCTGTATTCGAG CTTTCTTTGTTTGCTGAGTCTTTCAGCGAAATGCTTCAATACAGAATGGGTTGTGTGATTTTGTCTTTTCTTGAG AAACTTCACAGGCAGTATGTCGTGAAGAGAAATCAACGTAAGCGGCAAAGAGAGGAAGATCTGAAGAAGGAAGATACAAAATCCTCGGAGAAGCGACTCAAGACAACTGATGAGAATGTAACTGGAAGTACCTCAGGTAACCCGGGTAAAAATGATGAAACAATAAAAGAGGGTGGAGAGAAGATAATTAGCGATAATTCATCAGCTTCACATGATCAACTTGTaaaagaggatgaggagaagacggGTACAGATCATGCTGCCCAGGATGAAATGATGAAAGAGGGTGAGGAAAAGATCGACACAGATCAGTCAGCAGCTGCCCATGATGAACCTGAAGCTGatgagaaaatggaggaagaagatcctgaatATGAAGAAGATCCCGATGAAGTAGAATATGAAGGTGACGAGGACAtggatgatgccactgctgaagAGCCTGCAGAAGCACAG AATGAGGATAACGCAAATGAAAGAGAAACCAAACCAGAAGAGGTAACTGCAGAAGAGCCAGAAGATGATGGAAAGAGGACAACGGAGAGTCTTAAATTGGAAAAAGTTGCAGAAGAGGGCAAGCAGTCTGCAGCAGAGAAAGGAGATTTGAAAGAACTTGAAGGGAAATCAGTTGTTAAGGAGGGAAAGATATCTGGATCACAAAAAGGAGATTCAGCGAAACATGATGTGGTTGATAAGGACCTGTTGCAG GCTTTTAGGTACTTCGACCAAAACAGAGTTGGTTATATAAAG GTGGATGATTTAAGGTGCATCCTTCACAACTTGGGGAAATTTTTATCTAACAGGGATGTGAAG GACATGGTTCAAATTGCTCTTGCTGAGAGCAATTCTGCAAGGGATGGTCGCATTATCTATACAAAGCTTGTGAAGAAAGCCGATCTCTGA
- the LOC123407379 gene encoding protein SHORT ROOT IN SALT MEDIUM 1-like isoform X4 yields MFPPKGPNPYGQQPPYGGQQSYGGQIPGSSGFGASGAAGARAGQAAAGQYGGPYASVYGTQQVGGLGSKGSNLPRPNDDYMAVRGYAQKLDQYGTDYTSERRMYGEHSANLGRRDGLTDLDRRYPDHIPAAHQIHDRVEQGSTMRHQPLLKAQLPPVSDMRQADYFAGRSAPIHQESQEISTYGRAEADHRNLSILGNVPYGGQQTSSLLGGAPRTNIDSLGYGQGSSSSGYGMGLPPGRDYASGKGLLHPSSDSDYRDNILPRARPGISMVDERAIDRVGYRRELDLRDEERRRDMLLEREKELERERERELRDLRDRERERDRERERERERERDRERIRERERERERERQREHERERLRERREKERERNKKHVADSRRERTPPRTPGDRRRSSSVKSEKPLRRLSPRRDAVHRHRSPIKEIKREYLCKVLPFRFVDDERDCLSLTKRYPRLSVIPDFSKIVLNWAKESLNLSLHTPVSLEHAICEDDDKADESALVSSENASSTKTPETIWNAKVLLMSGMSNGAFADITSMRSTEERVVHLNNILKFAVFKKDRSLLAIGGPWNAALDGGDPLVDCSCLIRTAIRYVKELVQVDLSNCTSWNRFLEVHYNRVGIDGLFSHKEITVLFVPNLSECVPSSDIWRNNWIAYRKSKIEREQLNMKKEKSPSDPKEQKQAVLEEPSEAKSMNDQLKEGDGAVKIEKIDADMELKEGDGAAKIEKIDADMELKEGDGAKIEKIDADMEEQVKDRDVNLAGDGGKNPDNVGEQVEKTVRVVEGNASGDATVDHVTEDKKPMKKKIIKKVVKVVRKKPTAEAPVDKSPQVDKNAVAETASKTVEKHIEQKSEDLGEEKAGAGIGQQPEAKKTGKKKVIRRIVKRKVPASATEPTALAAPAEASKQDVAVQPEKFDEVPTDAGNSQTKLEEGLKTPAEDTSNQKKEEGFKAPAEDTSNQKKEQELEIKGDIMTDDQKANIDKVQEVVEQKDAKIAETDGKSDKKNDDSEAKDKDQKLEIKGYTKEKKKSDEPPKHPGFILQAKKSKGYKFRSTSLSLDGLLDYTANDTEESVFELSLFAESFSEMLQYRMGCVILSFLEKLHRQYVVKRNQRKRQREEDLKKEDTKSSEKRLKTTDENVTGSTSGNPGKNDETIKEGGEKIISDNSSASHDQLVKEDEEKTGTDHAAQDEMMKEGEEKIDTDQSAAAHDEPEADEKMEEEDPEYEEDPDEVEYEGDEDMDDATAEEPAEAQNEDNANERETKPEEVTAEEPEDDGKRTTESLKLEKVAEEGKQSAAEKGDLKELEGKSVVKEGKISGSQKGDSAKHDVVDKDLLQAFRYFDQNRVGYIKVDDLRCILHNLGKFLSNRDVKDMVQIALAESNSARDGRIIYTKLVKKADL; encoded by the exons ATGTTTCCGCCGAAAGGTCCCAATCCCTACGGGCAGCAACCGCCGTACGGCGGGCAGCAATCTTACGGCGGCCAAATc CCTGGTAGCAGTGGATTTGGGGCCTCAGGTGCGGCAGGTGCCCGCGCCGGACAGGCTGCTGCTGGGCAGTATGGAGGGCCTTACGCGTCGGTGTATGGCACACAGCAG GTTGGGGGACTTGGTAGCAAAG GGTCTAACTTGCCAAGACCAAATGATGACTATATGGCTGTGCGTGGATATGCACAGAAGCTAGACCAGTATGGTACTGATTACACATCAGAGAGAAGAATGTATGGTGAACACTCAGCTAATCTTGGCAGGAGGGATGGCCTTACTGATTTGGATAGAAGATATCCTGATCATATACCTGCAGCCCATCAG ATTCATGACCGTGTGGAGCAG GGTTCAACAATGCGCCACCAGCCACTTCTGAAAGCTCAGCTGCCGCCTGTGTCTGATATGAG ACAAGCCGATTACTTTGCAGGAAGGTCCGCTCCAATCCATCAAGAATCTCAGGAAATTAGTACATATGGAAGGGCTGAAGCTGACCATCGCAACTTGTCCATTCTTGGGAATGTTCCATATGGAGGACAACAAACATCTTCATTGTTGGGAGGCGCCCCTAGGACAAACATTGATAGTCTTGGCTATGGGCAAGGATCATCAAGCAGTGGTTATGGGATGGGTCTGCCCCCGGGGCGTGACTATGCCTCGGGGAAAGGCCTTCTCCATCCATCTTCAGATTCTGATTACCGTGACAACATCTTACCCCGTGCACGTCCAGGCATCTCCATGGTTGATGAACGTGCAATTGACCGGGTTGGTTATCGTCGTGAGCTGGATCTAAGAGATGAGGAACGTCGAAGGGATATGCTACTTGAAAGGGAGAAGGAGCTTGAACGGGAGCGGGAACGGGAGCTGCGAGACCTTCGAGACCGTGAAAGAGAAAGAGACCGTGAAAGAGAAAGAGAACGTGAAAGGGAAAGGGACCGTGAAAGAATAAGGGAACGTGAAAGAGAAAGGGAGCGGGAGCGTCAAAGGGAACATGAAAGAGAACGTCTTCGCGAGCGCCGCGAGAAGGAGAGGGAGCGGAACAAGAAGCATGTAGCTGATTCAAGGCGTGAGCGCACTCCACCTAGAACCCCTGGTGATCGACGACGTTCTTCTTCTGTTAAGTCTGAGAAGCCTTTGCGGCGCCTTTCACCTCGACGTGATGCTGTGCATAG GCATCGTTCGCCTATtaaagaaataaagagagaatatTTGTGCAAG GTTTTGCCATTTCGTTTTGTGGATGATGAGAGAGACTGTTTATCTTTGACAAAAAGATATCCTAGGCTATCAGTTattccagatttttctaag attgtcttgaattgggcTAAAGAAAGCCTAAATCTTTCGCTGCATACACCAGTGAG TCTGGAGCATGCCATCTGTGAAGATGACGATAAAGCTGATGAAAGCGCACTGGTCTCTTCTGAGAACGCATCAAGCACAAAGACCCCTGAAACCATTTGGAATGCAAAG GTACTTCTGATGAGCGGTATGAGCAATGGTGCCTTTGCTGACATAACGTCGATGAGAAGTACTGAGGAACGAGTGGTGCACTTGAACAATATCTTAAAATTTGCTGTATTCAAGAAGGATCGTTCACTTCTTGCTATTGGAGGCCCTTGGAATGCAGCACTTGATGGTGGAGATCCATTGGTTGACTGTTCTTGCTTGATTCGAACCGCTATCAG ATATGTGAAGGAACTGGTTCAAGTTGATCTATCTAATTGTACTAGTTGGAATCGTTTCCTTGAG GTCCATTACAACAGAGTAGGCATTGATGGACTCTTTAGTCACAAAGAAATTACTGTACTTTTTGTGCCAAACCTGTCGGAATGCGTACCATCTTCGGATATATGGAGGAACAACTGGATTGCATACCGAAAATCAAAGATAGAAAGGGAGCAGTTGAATATGAAGAAGGAAAAG AGCCCAAGTGATCCAAAGGAACAGAAACAAG CAGTTTTAGAGGAGCCAAGCGAGGCTAAAAGTATGAATGATCAATTGAAGGAGGGTGATGGCGCTGTTAAGATTGAGAAAATTGATGCTGATATGGAACTTAAGGAGGGTGATGGTGCTGCCAAGATTGAGAAAATTGATGCTGATATGGAACTGAAGGAGGGTGATGGTGCCAAGATTGAGAAAATTGATGCTGATATGGAAGAGCAGGTCAAAGATAGAGATGTCAATCTTGCTGGTGATGGTGGCAAGAATCCTGACAATGTTGGGGAGCAAGTTGAGAAGACAGTGAGGGTTGTTGAAGGAAACGCTTCTGGTGATGCTACTGTTGACCATGTCACCGAGGATAAAAAGCCCATgaagaagaaaataataaaaaaggtTGTGAAAGTTGTTCGAAAAAAGCCAACTGCTGAAGCTCCAGTGGATAAATCGCCTCAGGTTGACAAGAATGCCGTGGCAGAAACTGCGAGCAAAACCGTCGAAAAGCACATTGAACAAAAAAGTGAAGATCTTGGGGAAGAGAAGGCGGGAGCTGGCATTGGTCAACAGCCTGAGGCTAAGAAAACTGGGAAGAAGAAGGTAATTCGAAGGATTGTTAAAAGAAAAGTTCCTGCTTCAGCGACTGAGCCAACAGCCCTTGCTGCACCTGCTGAAGCAAGTAAACAAGATGTGGCTGTTCAGCCGGAGAAGTTTGATGAAGTCCCCACCGATGCTGGGAATTCACAGACTAAACTGGAAGAAGGATTGAAAACTCCTGCTGAAGATACTTCAAaccagaagaaagaagaaggatttAAAGCTCCTGCTGAAGATACCTCAAATCAGAAGAAAGAACAGGAGTTGGAGATAAAGGGAGACATAATGACTGATGATCAGAAGGCAAATATAGATAAGGTGCAGGAAGTTGTGGAACAGAAAGATGCAAAAATTGCTGAAACAGATGGGAAGAGTGACAAGAAAAATGATGACAGCGAAGCAAAGGATAAAGACCAGAAGCTGGAGATAAAGGGATACaccaaagaaaagaagaagtctGATGAACCTCCGAAGCACCCAGGATTCATTCTCCAGGCCAAAAAGAGCAAAGGATATAAA TTTCGTTCAACATCCCTTTCATTGGATGGCCTCCTGGACTACACCGCCAATGATACAGAGGAGTCTGTATTCGAG CTTTCTTTGTTTGCTGAGTCTTTCAGCGAAATGCTTCAATACAGAATGGGTTGTGTGATTTTGTCTTTTCTTGAG AAACTTCACAGGCAGTATGTCGTGAAGAGAAATCAACGTAAGCGGCAAAGAGAGGAAGATCTGAAGAAGGAAGATACAAAATCCTCGGAGAAGCGACTCAAGACAACTGATGAGAATGTAACTGGAAGTACCTCAGGTAACCCGGGTAAAAATGATGAAACAATAAAAGAGGGTGGAGAGAAGATAATTAGCGATAATTCATCAGCTTCACATGATCAACTTGTaaaagaggatgaggagaagacggGTACAGATCATGCTGCCCAGGATGAAATGATGAAAGAGGGTGAGGAAAAGATCGACACAGATCAGTCAGCAGCTGCCCATGATGAACCTGAAGCTGatgagaaaatggaggaagaagatcctgaatATGAAGAAGATCCCGATGAAGTAGAATATGAAGGTGACGAGGACAtggatgatgccactgctgaagAGCCTGCAGAAGCACAG AATGAGGATAACGCAAATGAAAGAGAAACCAAACCAGAAGAGGTAACTGCAGAAGAGCCAGAAGATGATGGAAAGAGGACAACGGAGAGTCTTAAATTGGAAAAAGTTGCAGAAGAGGGCAAGCAGTCTGCAGCAGAGAAAGGAGATTTGAAAGAACTTGAAGGGAAATCAGTTGTTAAGGAGGGAAAGATATCTGGATCACAAAAAGGAGATTCAGCGAAACATGATGTGGTTGATAAGGACCTGTTGCAG GCTTTTAGGTACTTCGACCAAAACAGAGTTGGTTATATAAAG GTGGATGATTTAAGGTGCATCCTTCACAACTTGGGGAAATTTTTATCTAACAGGGATGTGAAG GACATGGTTCAAATTGCTCTTGCTGAGAGCAATTCTGCAAGGGATGGTCGCATTATCTATACAAAGCTTGTGAAGAAAGCCGATCTCTGA